The genomic region TGATTCAGTGGGTAGGGACTGAATAGAAATGGTGTTCCTGAGGGCCACAGTTGGCACAGACAAACtattagtactttttttttcatccatgaCTTGAAACTCCACCTCTGCCCCAGCTTTATGTTTCTTTCATATCTGAAATTATGCTGAGTGCATCCTGTTGGAAATACATCTTGTGATTGCAAACTTGGTGATATGGCAAGGACTCATACTGATGTTATCCCAACTGGGATAGCAGGACAATGATTGCATTAGaatagcaaaggaaaattaaagctCTATAATGCCATAGGTGCAGGTGAGAGTTTTCAGTTTGACCTCCCTGGAGAAAAAATTGTTCTCCCATTCCCTGCCAGGCAAAGGGCTGTCTGGTAGTCACAGCTCTCTGCAAGTTTATCTGTCAGGGTGGAAGGAGAGGCAGCCCTGTTCAACCCTATTCTCAAATATGGTGGCTAGTGGCCTAGCAACTTCAGCTGCCAGTTCCTTCAGCACCCATGGATGtatctcatcaggtcccatggacttgtgcactttcaggttctCTAGGTGTTCCTGCACCTGGTCTTCACTGACTCTGGGTGGTTCTTCACTCTCCCAGACCCAGCCATTGCCCTCCATGACTTGGGTGATGTGGCTCAAGTGGTTACCAGTCCAGTCTGAAGCAAAGAAGCCATTGAATACTTCAGCCTTCCCTATATCCTCAGTAACCAGATGACCTGGATCCCTCTGTAAGGGCCCCACAttctctcttatttttatttttctctgttataTCTTCAGAAACCTTTTTTTGTCGTCTTTAATGTCCCTGCACAATTTGACTCCATCAGGGCTTCATCTTTTCTAACCTGGTTTCTGGTTTCACAAATAATTTCCTTGTAATCCTCCCAGGTTACTTGCCCTTGTTCCCACCCTTTGTGgatttcccttttgtttttgattttgGCCAGGAGTTGCTTGTTTATTCTTTTTAGGGATGAAGTGCCAAGGAGATGATCCTTAAAGTCaagcagctttcctgggctcccAAATCCTTCCAGGGTCTTGTCCCATGCTACTCTACCAAGGAGGTTCCTGAATAGGTCAAAATTGGCTCTTCTGAAGTTGAGGGATTCAAGATTGCTGAGTGTGCCCTTTTTTTGATCCATGATCTTAAACTCCACCATTTCATCAttgctgcagccaaggctgcccaTGAGCTTAACATTCCCTACCAGCCCTTCTCTGTTGGTGAGTACAAGGTCTAGCACGGCACCTCTCCTCATTGATTCCTCTGTCACTTGGAGGAGGAAGTTATCATCAGTGCATTCTAGGAATCTTCTGGACTGGTTGTGTCTCTCTCCAACTGATGTTAGAGTGAAATAAAGCCTATGGCTGGAACTTTAAGGTCTTGTGGTTGTGTATAAATTGTCTTTCCAGTCTCCTGACCCTGCTGCATTTTGAAATCAGCCATAGTCCTTAGGGACAGAGTCAAAGTTAGGACCCCTAAGTGTTATAAAGTGATATAAAGGAGTAACTAGCTTTATCTTCACATTGCTGTGGCTGCAGTGTAATCCAGGCATACTCAGGCTCTCCTTATACTTGCTAGTCCAGTTATTATTTATGTTGCCACTGCAACACAGGACTTACTTTGAGCTGCAGAACTTGCCTAGGCAGCTGGGTGATGAACATGTTAATTTAAAAGTACTCCGGATTTGTTTCCCTCACCTTGGGCTGAAATGGGCCAGATGCTGAAGAACAGTGTTGAGTTAGCTATGCAATCAAAAGACATGCATAAATTATTACAGCATGCGAATGTCTTGCATCATCTTGGCACATAACCATCACCTGCTCTCTGATAAGCTAGAACGAAGATGAAAGCCTGCTCTCCATATCACCTCGCTTAATACCCTGGGGGAAGTGTAGATGTAACTGCTCAGCTATGCCCTGTGATAGGTACAATCCTGGGCATGGTCAGGAGCATGAAAACTCTACTGAAATCTGTGCATTAATATCATATATTGTGTAGTCATTCACAGGCTTTTTCAGTCACGCTCTACGTAAGCACCCTGGTGCCCAGTCTCACTCCCAGACTGTTGTATACAGACCCATCCATCCTCACCATATGCACAGCTGTGTGGAGCTGCTCTTTTCCTTGATAATTTGGAGCTGCTTGTTCCTTGGCCACCATACTTGGCTCAAGTTAACCCCTGTTTACTTGGGGGATGATCCTAGGTGTGCACCAGTGCTCCCAGGGGACCCAGGGGGAGATAGTGGGTACCACCTCTGGTATGCCAGTGGCCAAGTGCTTGGTACAGTGGTACAGCTTGGCTCACACATGTGTGCCTGACCCTGTCTCACACTGTGGAAATGATCACTTCCAGTCTGTTTCCCAGTGAGTGCTGCCAGTGGGCCAGTCCTCTGTCCCCCTCTTCACAGGTATGGTATTTCTAGTGCCATGCTGCAGTGTCTTCTTCCTTActcctgctgctttgctgttcttaaatgtatttatagGCTGtcccttctctctgctcttctggtCCTGGGCCTTCTCCAGATGACACCTCTGAGTCGCAGTGGCCCAAGGagcttctttcctcttcccacccAGGAATAAAAACTTGCTGGTTTTCTCTGCCATCCCATTTACTTTTGTGACCTGAGCCAGTGTTCGAAACCAGGTGCAGACAGCAAAGAAGGCAGTGGCCCTGCTTCTGAGAAGCTCTTTTGAACACTTCCCAGTGGGAATATTAATAGAATAGTGTCCTATCATCAATATGCAGCTGAGCTGTTACTTGCCCAAGGGCAGCTAAGTATTGGGGTGAAGCATGCTATGTCCTGTGAATTCAGTGGGGGTTTACAATCAGTGCATTATCTGTCTGCAGCAGACCAGCATAAGTCACAGGCTCTATTTTGGTCCCATTTAAGACTGTAATTCACGGCATAAGtataaaaaaaagggaaatgtcTGTTCTTTGTTGCGAGCCTGGATTCTCCCCAGTAGtcagagaaataataataatctgcTGAGATTGTTAAGACTGATATCTATCTGCCTATTATTCCTTCATTGAAACCATGagtcaggagcagaggcaaagTGTTTGGAGTGCTTGCAGGCAAGGCATTTGTGAGGAGTGCATCCTGTGAATATCTGTGTATGCCTGACAGCACGCAGCTGTGGTGGGGTGGGCAGCACTACTATTCTCTGTTGGTAATCCAGAGCCAAAAATCTATACAGGATCAAACACTTGGTGTCATTGGAATCACACACCTGTGAAACAAGgtgtcattaaaaataaacaaaggctTGAAGGCAAAGGTGGATTTGGAAAGActctgaaattctgcttttgggaagaatgttttgaaaattagtaggggaaaaaaaaaaaaaaaaggatatttcaAAACGGATGTGAAAATAAATCATGGGAATAGAGACAACCCAGCTGGTGCAAGGTGCTTTCAGTATTGCTGACAGAGATGATGAGGTGctttaaattccttttaaaaatcccCTGTGTATGTCCAGCCCTAGGATGAAATTAGAGCCACCTGGCTTCAAGCCCACACCAAATACAAAGGCTGATTTGAAAATTGTCACTGGTAGGCAAGAGGGAAAGGTAGGACTTTCCCAATGAAGCCAGAGCCTGGGCTGCATCTGGAGAAATCTTAACTTTTCTCCCTgtttcctcctctgccctcctccctTGTTCTCCAAAGGTTGAAAAAAATGAGGACGGAGACCAAAAGATCGAGCAAGATGGCATCAAACCAGAAGATAAAGCTCATAAGGCAGCCACCAAAATCCAGGCCAGCTTCCGCGGACACATAACAAGGAAAAAGCTCAagggggagaagaagggagatgCCCCGGCATCCGAGGCCGATGCCAGCGACAAGAAGGAGGAAGGCCCCGCCGGCGGAGCAGCCGAGAACAAAGAGAGCGAGGCTCCCGCTGCCACAGAAGCGGCCGCTGCTGACAGCGcccagctggaggagggcagcaaaggcagcagcgCACCAGCcgaggagaaaaaaggggacGGAGGCGCCGAGACGAGCTCAGAGAAGCCAGCCCCACAGGCTGccactcctgctgcctcctcctcctcggagGAGAAGCCCGCTGCTGCCGCTCCCGCCGAAACGGAAAGTGCCACTAAAGCTTCCGCTGATAACTCGCCATCCTTGAAGGCTGATGAAGCCCAAGACAAAGAGGAGCCTAAACAAGCCGATGTGCCTGCTGCTGACACCACTGCCACCGCCACCCCTGCCGCAGAGGATGCTACTGCCAAGGCAACAGCGCAACCCCAAATGGAGACAGTGGAGAGCAGCCAAACCGAAGAGAAGACAGGTGAGTGAATGCCTTCCTAGGGAATGGGCCTCTCCAGAAATGGATACCTCCTGTTGGAGATGCACACCTGAGGTTGTCCAGCAAGAGCTGGTGTGGGGGTTAGGCTGGGGGTTAACAAGGGAACTCCCCTGCTGGGCTTTAGGGGTGGGGGGAGTTGCATGTTTTTGCTTAATACCCTCTTCCGTGCTTCCCATCAGCTTTTGGAAATACTGCACCTTTTCTCAAGGCTCCTTTTCCTCTAGGTGGAGGTGCCATCCTGCCCTTCTTATCATGATGGAGTGTCATCCAGCTGGGAATTTGGAGGCACCTGGGAGATCTCCCCAAGCTCTGTAGATGCTAAAGAGGGAGATGAACCTTGCCTGTTACACTAGAACAGGCAGCTCCACTGGGGCAACAAAACAGCCCAAGCTGATACCAGCTCACTAGAGACTGCCAACTTGACCTGAAAGTCTCACAAGACAAAACCACTCTCATACTGCAGGAGGCTGTTTAGCCTTGCTGGTGGGAGGGTCAAGAAGGAGCTAACAGGGTCTTTTTTCCATCTACTTGCGAATGAACGAGATCTGGTGCAACCACATCCTAGTCAGGAATATCTTGTTACCAGCATGGCTTATAGTTTCATCCACAGCAATACTTCTAGTCTCTGTACTTGGAGTAGCCCAAGACAGCCATATCTGCATGAAGCTTTTAAACATTTCAGCTAGGTCACAGCTGTGTGGTAAGAGTATCAGGTAGGGAAAGAGAAGATTGGAGGCCCCGACAGCTCAGTGAGTGAGGACAGAAGAGAGGGATGAATGCAAACAGTCACTCTAGGAGATGCTTTCAATTCTTTGGTCTTGACTGAGTGCAGCTCTGCCTAACTAGTTCCCCTGtgaagaggtgaaaagtttTAAGAGGTAAAAGTGAGCATTTTTTTGACAGAAGCGTAGTGTTTGTAAACCACAAAGAAGATCTGGTTTTGGCTTATGGTACCGAGCTGGGCAGAAAATGCATCAAAGACCTGAGGATACGTTTGCTCTTGTTCTTTACCTTCCTTCAGAAAGAgaacataaacaaaacaaaacaaaacaaaaagaggtaAGATCAGAGGTAGGCATGACATGAAACTCAAGAGGCAGTGCCAAGCACAGCTGCCCTCCACATTCATGAGACATTCGGCTGTTCAGAGCTTTCAGCATTCATCAGTTTGTTGGGGCACAACCATGGTGTATCACCTTGATAGTCATGAACAGCCCGAGGTAAATGTGACAGAGCCTCAGCATCCAGGCTTACACCTACTGATGTTTCTCCTCATTTCATTTGGTCCACTACTTCTCTTCCACAATTGCAATTCCCACTCTCAATTTAGACTTCCTAGATTCATAGCTTCAGGCAACTTTGATCCTGCTCAAGATAGTGATCAGATAGAAAAGAACAGATATGCAAGAGGACAGATAAGTACTGGAAAAGGAGTTTATGCAGAATAATTATGATTAAGGTATGGGCAAGGAGATCAGCCTTCTGGAGTGTGAGTCTAATCTCAATGTACACAGGAACAAAGGGTTGCTGGTTTTACCCCCTgtcatttaaaacatttctagaGGTAAGCCTTGAAATTGCATGGCCCATGTGGACTTTTTGTTATTCAGATTTCTAGCTCTTCTTACTTTGTGTAATAACTTTAGTGGCAAAATAAATGTCATGTGATCTATGTAATCTAATTTGGTATGTTGTATGCTGTACTTGTTTTTCATGCTTGGGCAAAGGTATAAACATCACTGGCAAAAACAGTGATTTGGCTTTGAATTAACATTCTCTACTTATTCAAATTAGTCTGCTTTAATGGATAGAGGTAGGAAATCTGTAGTAGCAGGCTATTTACTTTGCTTAATTTCACCTGTTTTGAGTTACCAGTCATCAAATAATGGTTTGTTTTTATGCAGtattagaaattatttgcaGATATCTTCCCTATGCTCTTGTTGGCTTTAACATCTTTTGAAGTGGCTAACCATTCATGGCCACATCATTTGAAGTGGCCATTTCAATGCATGATTAATTATGCATCTGCACATGATACTGTTACTTATGCAAATATCTAGCCAGCAGAGTAAGTTGGAAAATCTACAAtcaaatttatatttaaaaattcatttccagCAGTTGAGTGTTTAAGACCAGTATGTGCATCTATTTATACTTATTCAGTATGCATGCTGTAATACTCAAGCTTACCAATgtttgcagaaagcaaacatgGAAAGTGTGTGGCTGCAGCCAAACTGCTAGtctctttaaaatgttaatgaatATAGATTTTTTCCCTAAATTCCTATTCCAGTCTGATATCAGCCTTCCTGTCACAAACCTGAACAGCTGGGTAAGTGCCCCCAGAGCCATCTAagaaagaaatgccaaaaagaTTATATAGGCCTTCTTGTCCATCTCTCTGAGGATGCTGGGTTGTGTTCTGCAATATACTCTATAGCACAGTGTCAATAGTAGTAAGCTGATTTCTCCTGAAAAATATGCCACAAAAGAGCATAATCACATAGAAGTTCCCACAGACAGCAAATATTTCCTGAGGGAAACCCCACGTATTCTTTTTCCTGGCTCCATCCTGTTATTCCCTCTCAACTCTCTAAATTCCTCTCTCATGGTACTTACCCTTTCCATGGActttttttagacatttttttttgaCATCTACCATGTCTCCATCTTTCTCCCAGTCATTCCCCAGGCAAGCCCAGCACTGGTGGTTGATGGCATGGCTGTGATGGTCATTCACAAATGGGAGGGAGAGCTACCTAACATCTGCCACTCCAGTCCTCCTCCAGTCTGGGGACAGATCCTCTTTCAGCTTCATCAGTCCCCTTTTCCCAGAAGTCACCCTCTTGGCTTTCAGAGGTCATCTTATCATTTCTGTGATCGAAGACTGGCACAGTACTATGCAGTGTCAGGCTgccaaaaataaatcaaattggCTCCTAGCCAGTGTCATTGGTTGGCTGGTTGCCATGGCATGCTTGGCTGCTACTACCATGAGGCATGCTGACCATTCTGCTTTTGTGCAGCGATGTTCATCTGCCTTGAATTTTACTACAATGGCTGTGTTGTATTATCTGTCAATATATCCCTTGGtgcaaacacaagcaaaaagCAAGGGCATTTTATTTATATCCAGAAGAGACTTTTGCCTTCATCTAAGGGCAGGACAAAAAAGATAGGAAGAGAGGACAGGAATAACTAACCAGATAAAGAGAAgtgcattatttttaatgcctAATATTTAATGTTTCTGGAGTGGAGGAGAGGTCAAGTGATTCTTCATACCAGTTGCTGATTCCCTGACAGTCCTCAGCTCTCCTTGTTCCTTAGTTCCACATACTCTACCTATCTGTTGGTAATGGCTTAGGAAATGGCTTGAAACAACCGTGCTGTATCCAGTATTAGTTGATCTGGAACCCCAGGTATTCCCAGTTGTACAGCAGGGCAGTTTCTAAGCAATCCTCATTGTATGAAAAAGTAGAtggaaaaagcagatggaaaaagtAGATGGATTCCGACCTGGCTAAGGCATTAAATGAGTCAGCGGGCTTTGTTCAGTGGTAGAGAAGGaaaaccttttcattttcttcatgtcTTTTGGTAGGTGACTTGCACGCTAAGAAGGTACTCCCTTATCTGAGCATCCTTGCCAAAACTCATGTTTATAGGCTTTCTTGTTAACGATCCAACTTCTGCCTCTTTGGTGTTGTTCTTATGCTCAGAAAGGCTCCTTTAGA from Heliangelus exortis chromosome 1, bHelExo1.hap1, whole genome shotgun sequence harbors:
- the GAP43 gene encoding neuromodulin → MLCCMRRTKQVEKNEDGDQKIEQDGIKPEDKAHKAATKIQASFRGHITRKKLKGEKKGDAPASEADASDKKEEGPAGGAAENKESEAPAATEAAAADSAQLEEGSKGSSAPAEEKKGDGGAETSSEKPAPQAATPAASSSSEEKPAAAAPAETESATKASADNSPSLKADEAQDKEEPKQADVPAADTTATATPAAEDATAKATAQPQMETVESSQTEEKTDAVEETKPTESAQQEEVKEEESKADQENA